A section of the Spirosoma pollinicola genome encodes:
- a CDS encoding phage replication initiation protein, NGO0469 family, whose protein sequence is MSLTTIIKKNQLREQLPDAAHPALLRRIIELGSLPTVWNNVTTIRPRLLLTWVIPSITLIIGDQPRPALVHKEYLLSLQQNAHLYKDIVAMRGREFGDEYDNTPFDVLSILGMPCLVTTKQETGKQPIVISLEAFPEDEFYPETDLSFQSLTYTNFDWALYNSLSKTVREKMEKTPQFQQVLAQNPTRQPIAVDETAINLPL, encoded by the coding sequence ATGAGCTTAACTACGATCATCAAAAAGAACCAACTTCGGGAGCAACTACCTGATGCGGCTCACCCCGCTTTACTACGTCGAATTATTGAGCTTGGTAGTTTACCAACCGTTTGGAACAACGTCACTACCATCCGGCCTCGTCTCTTATTAACCTGGGTAATTCCGTCAATAACGCTAATAATTGGCGATCAACCCCGGCCCGCTCTGGTGCATAAAGAGTATCTTTTATCACTGCAACAAAATGCTCACCTCTACAAAGATATCGTCGCCATGAGAGGACGTGAATTTGGGGATGAATACGATAACACCCCATTTGACGTGTTATCGATCCTGGGTATGCCGTGTTTAGTCACAACCAAACAGGAAACGGGAAAACAACCTATCGTTATCAGCCTCGAGGCTTTTCCAGAAGATGAGTTTTACCCTGAAACCGATCTCTCATTCCAATCCCTGACTTATACCAATTTTGACTGGGCCTTGTATAATTCACTCAGTAAGACAGTTCGGGAAAAGATGGAAAAAACGCCGCAGTTTCAGCAGGTGCTGGCTCAAAATCCTACCCGGCAACCTATAGCTGTTGATGAGACGGCAATTAATCTGCCACTTTAA